A DNA window from Actinomadura coerulea contains the following coding sequences:
- a CDS encoding PHP domain-containing protein, with protein MEPVEALRRIAFLLERAHEPTYRVRAFRTAADRAGRTAPDELAGRVRDGTLTALPGIGKVTALVIEEALRGETPVYLRRLEATEGEPLDEATAALRSALKGDLHTHSDWSDGGSPILEMAETARSLGHEYLALTDHSPRLKVANGLSADRLRRQLDVVDELNASLAPFRILTGIEVDILEDGALDQEPELLDRLDVVVASVHSKLRMDRVAMTRRMVAAIANPRVNVLGHCTGRIVKAGGRRGGLRPESEFDAALVFDACAAYDVAVEINSRPERLDPPKRLLRLAVEAGCRFSVDSDAHAPGQLDWQPFGCERAARCGVPASQVVNTLGADDLLAWTRSKL; from the coding sequence GTGGAGCCCGTCGAAGCGCTGCGCCGCATCGCGTTCCTGCTGGAGCGCGCCCATGAGCCGACCTACCGCGTGCGGGCGTTCCGCACGGCCGCCGACCGCGCCGGGCGGACGGCCCCGGACGAGCTGGCCGGCCGGGTGCGCGACGGGACGCTCACCGCGCTGCCCGGCATCGGCAAGGTCACCGCCCTGGTGATCGAGGAGGCGCTGCGCGGCGAGACGCCCGTCTACCTGCGCCGCCTGGAGGCCACCGAGGGCGAGCCGCTGGACGAGGCCACGGCCGCGCTCCGCTCCGCCCTCAAGGGCGACCTGCACACCCACAGCGACTGGTCCGACGGCGGGTCCCCGATCCTGGAGATGGCCGAGACCGCGCGTTCCCTCGGCCACGAGTACCTCGCCCTCACCGACCACTCGCCGCGCCTGAAGGTCGCGAACGGCCTGTCCGCCGACCGCCTGCGCCGCCAGCTCGACGTCGTCGACGAACTCAACGCCTCCCTGGCGCCGTTCCGCATCCTCACCGGTATCGAGGTCGACATCCTGGAGGACGGCGCGCTCGACCAGGAGCCCGAACTCCTCGACCGCCTCGACGTCGTCGTCGCCAGCGTGCACTCCAAGCTCCGCATGGACCGCGTCGCCATGACCAGGCGGATGGTCGCGGCGATCGCGAACCCGCGCGTGAACGTCCTCGGCCACTGCACCGGGCGCATCGTGAAGGCCGGCGGAAGGCGCGGCGGCCTGCGCCCGGAGTCGGAGTTCGACGCGGCGCTCGTCTTCGACGCCTGCGCCGCCTACGACGTCGCCGTCGAGATCAACTCCCGCCCGGAGCGCCTCGATCCGCCGAAGCGGCTGCTGCGCCTGGCGGTCGAGGCGGGTTGCCGCTTCTCCGTCGACTCCGACGCACACGCGCCCGGGCAGCTCGACTGGCAGCCGTTCGGCTGCGAGCGGGCCGCCCGGTGCGGGGTGCCGGCGTCGCAGGTCGTCAACACCCTCGGCGCCGACGACCTGCTCGCCTGGACGCGCTCGAAACTCTGA
- a CDS encoding ABC transporter ATP-binding protein has product MGDPDRKAPVLAARGLVREFRGFRAVDGVDLDVAEGSVHALVGPNGAGKTTLFNLLTGFLKPTAGSVRLGAHELAGRPPELIARLGLARSFQITSLFAELTPRQHVELALAGRTGLGWRFWRSDKALGRHSERAAELLGQVGLDDHADVPAGSLAYGRKRALELALALALDPKVLLLDEPTAGMGVEDVGRTVELIKKVRDGRTVVMVEHNMSVVSSLADRVTVLQHGQVLVEGPYAEIRHDPRVVTAYLGDSNAAH; this is encoded by the coding sequence ATGGGCGACCCGGACCGAAAGGCCCCGGTGCTGGCGGCGCGCGGCCTGGTCAGGGAGTTCCGCGGCTTCAGGGCCGTGGACGGCGTGGACCTCGACGTCGCCGAGGGGTCCGTCCACGCGCTGGTGGGGCCGAACGGCGCGGGCAAGACCACGCTGTTCAACCTGCTGACCGGATTCCTGAAGCCGACCGCGGGCAGCGTCCGGCTCGGCGCGCACGAGCTGGCCGGGCGTCCCCCCGAGCTGATCGCCAGACTGGGCCTTGCCCGGTCGTTCCAGATCACGAGCCTGTTCGCCGAGCTCACGCCGCGCCAGCACGTGGAGCTGGCGCTCGCCGGGCGCACGGGGCTCGGCTGGCGGTTCTGGCGCTCGGACAAGGCGCTCGGCCGCCACTCCGAGCGCGCCGCCGAGCTGCTCGGGCAGGTCGGGCTGGACGACCACGCGGACGTCCCGGCCGGGTCCCTGGCCTACGGCCGCAAGCGCGCCCTCGAACTGGCGCTGGCCCTCGCGCTGGACCCGAAGGTGCTGCTCCTGGACGAGCCGACCGCCGGCATGGGCGTCGAGGACGTCGGCCGCACCGTCGAGCTCATCAAGAAGGTGCGCGACGGGCGGACCGTGGTGATGGTCGAGCACAACATGAGCGTCGTCTCCAGCCTCGCCGACCGGGTCACCGTCCTGCAGCACGGCCAGGTCCTCGTCGAGGGCCCCTACGCCGAGATCCGCCACGACCCCCGCGTCGTCACCGCCTACCTCGGAGACTCCAATGCTGCGCATTGA
- a CDS encoding ABC transporter substrate-binding protein, which produces MRVLGRSAALATAGALLAGCAGGPGGGGGKISDEKLVLAVLTDQSGVYADLSGKNAVEAVKMAVADFKAKYGDKAVTDKIEVISADHQNKPEIANSKAQELYDRKKADLILDVPTSSAALAVATVAKNKKKLFIDVGAATTELEGKQCNKYTFHYGYNSYMLAHGTGTGVTKDGGKNWYIVYPDYAFGQDMQKTFTTAIKGAGGSVVKSDPTPFPNDNFSTFLLKAPGLKPKPQVLGAMQAGGDLVNLVKQYNEYKLRDKGVKLAAGLMFITDIHSLGSDALAGTRFTDFWYWNANAGNRAWADKFKAKTGARPTAVQAADYSAALQYLEAVQRGGTDKSDDVVKQLEGAKVNDAFTSTGTIRAEDHLLTHDAYVAEVKPKSEVKEPWDYEKIVSTIPAAEAFQQPDPSCSL; this is translated from the coding sequence ATGAGAGTTCTCGGACGCTCGGCCGCGCTCGCGACCGCCGGAGCGCTGCTGGCCGGCTGCGCGGGCGGACCCGGCGGGGGCGGGGGCAAGATCAGCGACGAGAAGCTGGTGCTGGCGGTGCTGACCGACCAGTCCGGCGTCTACGCCGACCTTTCGGGCAAGAACGCCGTCGAGGCCGTGAAGATGGCCGTCGCCGACTTCAAGGCCAAGTACGGGGACAAGGCGGTGACCGACAAGATCGAGGTCATCTCCGCCGACCACCAGAACAAGCCCGAGATCGCCAACTCCAAGGCCCAGGAGCTCTACGACCGCAAGAAGGCCGACCTGATCCTGGACGTGCCCACCTCGTCGGCCGCGCTCGCCGTCGCCACCGTCGCCAAGAACAAGAAGAAGCTGTTCATCGACGTCGGCGCCGCGACGACCGAGCTGGAAGGCAAGCAGTGCAACAAGTACACCTTCCACTACGGCTACAACAGCTACATGCTCGCCCACGGGACGGGCACCGGCGTCACCAAGGACGGCGGTAAGAACTGGTACATCGTCTACCCGGACTACGCGTTCGGGCAGGACATGCAGAAGACGTTCACGACGGCCATCAAGGGCGCCGGGGGCAGCGTCGTGAAGAGCGACCCGACGCCGTTCCCGAACGACAACTTCTCCACGTTCCTGCTGAAGGCGCCGGGCCTGAAGCCCAAGCCGCAGGTGCTCGGCGCCATGCAGGCCGGCGGCGACCTCGTCAACCTGGTCAAGCAGTACAACGAGTACAAGCTGCGCGACAAGGGCGTGAAGCTCGCCGCGGGCCTGATGTTCATCACCGACATCCACTCGCTCGGCTCCGACGCCCTCGCCGGGACCCGCTTCACCGACTTCTGGTACTGGAACGCCAACGCGGGCAACCGCGCCTGGGCCGACAAGTTCAAGGCCAAGACCGGAGCCCGCCCGACGGCCGTCCAGGCCGCCGACTACTCGGCGGCGCTCCAGTACCTGGAGGCCGTGCAGCGCGGCGGCACCGACAAGTCCGACGACGTGGTGAAGCAGCTCGAGGGCGCCAAGGTCAACGACGCCTTCACCTCCACCGGCACGATCCGCGCGGAGGACCACCTGCTCACCCACGACGCCTACGTCGCCGAGGTCAAGCCAAAGAGCGAGGTCAAGGAGCCCTGGGACTACGAGAAGATCGTCAGCACGATCCCGGCGGCGGAGGCGTTCCAGCAGCCCGACCCGTCCTGCTCCCTCTAA
- a CDS encoding tannase/feruloyl esterase family alpha/beta hydrolase, whose translation MPIARPALTAGIAAGALTAALAVPLAAQADARRSPGCAPGLAVPGAEKQVAACLGDLTTAGTAGSGHTVPADWAGLHAAGTRNPSGVPGIQLDGYFPDTSTFNTNNGWNHDAQFVIRLPERWNGGLVVAGPPGNRRQYANDFTISDWALAKGYAYAATDKGNSGTEFYKDGRRPGDAVVEWNERVTQLTRAAKKVVAQRYGRTPRRTYAAGISNGGYLVRWQLENRPELYDGGIDAEGTLWRADGPNLFTYLPQVLRAYPSYAATGAPSAHKALLNAGLAPGSEFLWPFHNQVYWELTQRIYRAEFDPAYTGEEAAYNYAARPKSVHRAVARVALTGRIRKPLITLHGTYDTLLPITTDSDVYAELVRAKRKAPYRYYRLEAANHVDGLYDSFPDRLRPLLPCMRTAFTALESWTQHGTTPPKSATLPRPTSGDPVNTCSLN comes from the coding sequence ATGCCCATCGCCCGTCCCGCCCTTACCGCCGGCATCGCGGCCGGCGCCCTCACCGCGGCGCTGGCCGTGCCCCTGGCCGCGCAGGCCGACGCGCGGCGGAGCCCCGGCTGCGCGCCCGGGCTCGCGGTGCCGGGGGCGGAGAAGCAGGTGGCCGCCTGCCTCGGAGACCTCACGACCGCGGGGACGGCCGGCTCGGGCCACACCGTCCCGGCCGACTGGGCCGGGCTGCACGCCGCCGGTACGCGCAACCCGTCCGGGGTGCCCGGCATCCAGCTGGACGGCTACTTCCCCGACACCTCGACGTTCAACACCAACAACGGCTGGAACCACGACGCCCAGTTCGTCATCCGCCTGCCCGAGCGCTGGAACGGCGGACTCGTCGTCGCCGGCCCTCCCGGCAACCGGCGGCAGTACGCCAACGACTTCACCATCTCCGACTGGGCGCTCGCCAAGGGCTACGCCTACGCCGCCACGGACAAGGGCAACAGCGGCACCGAGTTCTACAAGGACGGCCGCCGCCCCGGCGACGCCGTCGTCGAATGGAACGAGCGGGTCACGCAGCTCACGCGGGCCGCCAAGAAGGTCGTCGCGCAACGGTACGGACGCACCCCGCGACGCACGTACGCGGCCGGGATCTCCAACGGCGGCTACCTCGTCCGCTGGCAACTGGAGAACCGCCCGGAGCTGTACGACGGCGGCATCGACGCGGAGGGCACGCTCTGGCGCGCCGACGGCCCGAACCTGTTCACCTACCTCCCGCAGGTGCTGCGCGCCTACCCGTCATACGCGGCCACCGGCGCCCCGTCCGCCCACAAGGCGCTTCTCAACGCGGGCCTCGCCCCCGGCTCGGAGTTCCTCTGGCCATTCCACAACCAGGTCTATTGGGAGCTCACCCAGCGCATCTACCGCGCGGAGTTCGACCCCGCCTACACGGGAGAGGAGGCCGCCTACAACTACGCCGCGCGTCCGAAGAGCGTCCACCGCGCCGTCGCCCGCGTGGCGCTCACGGGCCGCATCCGCAAGCCCCTGATCACCCTGCACGGCACCTACGACACGCTCCTGCCCATCACCACCGACTCCGACGTCTACGCCGAACTCGTCCGCGCCAAGCGAAAGGCGCCCTACCGCTACTACCGCCTGGAGGCCGCCAACCACGTCGACGGCCTCTACGACTCCTTCCCCGACCGCCTGCGCCCGCTCCTGCCCTGCATGCGCACGGCCTTCACGGCCCTGGAGTCCTGGACGCAGCACGGCACCACGCCACCGAAGAGCGCCACGCTCCCCCGCCCCACCTCGGGCGACCCCGTGAACACCTGCTCCCTCAACTAA
- a CDS encoding branched-chain amino acid ABC transporter permease — MLQQAFNGLVGGAFYALLALGLAVIFGMLGVVNFAHGAFYMLGAFGSFVLLDSFGVNFWLALVIVPVVLGIAGVLLERLFIHRLAPLDPLYNFLFTFGLALILQDLVKRKYGVQSQPYPRPSALDGSIDLGLFTYPTYQVFVLAVSVLVCGAVWVVLTRTRVGMIVRAATERPELSRALGIDVARWVTPVFGFGIALAAFAGVLAAPMRAVNPLMGSDLIITVFAVVVIGGLGSVFGSVAAGFAVGLVSALGNYYVPSLSQTLVFILMAAVLLWRPAGLFGREEAL; from the coding sequence GTGCTGCAACAGGCGTTCAACGGGCTGGTGGGCGGGGCGTTCTACGCCCTGCTCGCCCTCGGCCTGGCCGTCATCTTCGGAATGCTGGGCGTGGTCAACTTCGCGCACGGCGCGTTCTACATGCTCGGCGCCTTCGGCTCCTTCGTCCTGCTCGACTCCTTCGGCGTGAACTTCTGGCTCGCGCTGGTGATCGTGCCCGTCGTTCTCGGGATCGCGGGCGTGCTGCTGGAGCGGCTGTTCATCCACCGGCTCGCGCCCCTGGACCCGCTCTACAACTTCCTGTTCACCTTCGGGCTCGCGCTGATCCTCCAGGACCTGGTGAAGCGCAAGTACGGGGTGCAGTCGCAGCCCTACCCGCGCCCGTCCGCGCTGGACGGGTCGATCGACCTCGGCCTGTTCACCTACCCGACCTACCAGGTGTTCGTGCTGGCGGTGTCGGTGCTGGTGTGCGGCGCCGTGTGGGTGGTGCTGACCCGCACCCGCGTCGGCATGATCGTCCGGGCGGCTACCGAGCGGCCAGAGCTGTCGCGGGCCCTCGGCATCGACGTCGCCCGCTGGGTGACGCCGGTGTTCGGGTTCGGCATCGCGCTCGCCGCGTTCGCGGGCGTGCTCGCCGCGCCGATGCGGGCGGTCAACCCGCTGATGGGCTCCGACCTGATCATCACGGTGTTCGCGGTGGTCGTGATCGGCGGCCTCGGGTCGGTGTTCGGCTCGGTCGCCGCCGGGTTCGCGGTCGGCCTCGTGTCGGCGCTCGGCAACTACTACGTCCCGTCGCTGTCGCAGACGCTGGTGTTCATCCTGATGGCCGCCGT
- a CDS encoding ABC transporter ATP-binding protein, producing the protein MLRIDGLSAWYGEAQALREVSLHVDEGEIVTLVGRNGAGKTTLLRSLMGLHRGASGTVRFLDEDISGLGPHKRARRGLGYVPDDRGVFATLSVEENLTLPPVTGPDPWSLDRVYETFPRLRERRRFPGTKLSGGEQQMLALARVLRTGARLLLCDEPTEGLSPLIVQQIGDILREVKAAGVTVLLIEQNVHFAATVADRHHLLAEGRIVESMDNDEVRARESELLQYLGI; encoded by the coding sequence ATGCTGCGCATTGACGGACTGTCCGCCTGGTACGGCGAGGCCCAGGCCCTGCGCGAGGTGTCGCTGCACGTCGACGAGGGGGAGATCGTCACCCTCGTCGGACGCAACGGCGCCGGGAAGACCACGCTCCTGCGCTCCCTGATGGGCCTGCACCGGGGCGCGTCCGGGACCGTCCGGTTCCTCGACGAGGACATCTCCGGGCTCGGCCCGCACAAGCGCGCCCGACGCGGCCTCGGCTACGTCCCCGACGACCGCGGCGTCTTCGCGACGCTCTCGGTGGAGGAGAACCTCACCCTGCCGCCCGTGACCGGCCCCGACCCCTGGTCGCTGGACCGGGTGTACGAGACCTTCCCGCGCCTGCGGGAGCGGCGCCGGTTCCCCGGGACGAAGCTGTCGGGCGGCGAGCAGCAGATGCTCGCGCTGGCCCGGGTGCTGCGGACCGGCGCCCGCCTGCTGCTGTGCGACGAGCCCACCGAGGGCCTGTCGCCGCTGATCGTCCAGCAGATCGGCGACATCCTCCGCGAGGTCAAGGCGGCCGGGGTGACCGTCCTGCTCATCGAGCAGAACGTGCACTTCGCCGCGACCGTCGCCGACCGCCACCACCTGCTCGCCGAGGGCCGGATCGTCGAGTCCATGGACAACGACGAGGTCCGCGCCCGCGAGAGCGAACTCCTCCAGTACCTCGGAATATAG